A region from the uncultured Stenotrophomonas sp. genome encodes:
- the rsmB gene encoding 16S rRNA m5C967 methyltransferase, S-adenosyl-L-methionine-dependent (Evidence 2a : Function of homologous gene experimentally demonstrated in an other organism; PubMedId : 14656444, 8412700, 8432722, 9086272; Product type e : enzyme), producing the protein MAGTAIGPRNGGAARVPGVQTRMLAAKVLAAVIGRGRSLKAELAATLPKLADSRDRALLEAICFAALRRRNVYEQALQRWLQKPLGSRDADLMGLLLAGFAQLDALMLPAHAALSATVEAARALGRERQAGLVNAVLRRAQREGFPPARAEDAWPQWLLRQVRQDWPADADDVLAASLQPAPLWLRVNRQRYSRDAYLQLLRDADIAAEASPLAADAIRLQVPVAVNGLPGFAQGAVSVQDLSAQQVADALAPTAGAHVLDACAAPGGKSAHLLERDPTLRLLALDVDARRLQRIGETFARTGVGSHARVQAADAADTTAWWDGEPFDAVLLDAPCSATGIVRRQPDVLLHRRAADIDALVALQARLLDALWLVLRPGGVLLYSTCSILRRENQQQVAAFLARTPDACIDALPEAFGHDDAGSRQRLPGEQDGDGFFQARLLKLP; encoded by the coding sequence ATGGCAGGAACCGCAATCGGCCCCCGGAACGGTGGCGCCGCCCGCGTGCCCGGCGTGCAGACGCGGATGCTGGCGGCGAAGGTGCTGGCCGCGGTCATCGGCCGTGGCCGTTCGCTGAAGGCCGAACTTGCGGCCACCCTGCCGAAACTGGCCGACAGCCGCGACCGCGCGCTGCTCGAGGCCATCTGCTTTGCCGCCCTGCGCCGCCGCAACGTCTACGAGCAGGCGTTGCAGCGCTGGCTGCAGAAGCCACTGGGGTCGCGCGATGCCGACCTGATGGGGCTGCTGCTGGCCGGCTTCGCCCAGCTTGATGCCCTGATGCTGCCGGCGCATGCCGCGCTGTCGGCCACGGTCGAGGCAGCGCGCGCGCTGGGCCGCGAGCGGCAGGCCGGGCTGGTCAACGCGGTGCTGCGCCGCGCCCAGCGCGAAGGTTTCCCGCCTGCCCGTGCCGAGGATGCATGGCCGCAGTGGCTGCTGCGGCAGGTGCGGCAGGACTGGCCCGCCGATGCCGACGACGTCCTCGCCGCCAGCCTGCAGCCGGCGCCGCTGTGGCTGCGGGTCAACCGCCAGCGGTATTCGCGCGATGCCTATCTGCAGTTGCTGCGCGATGCGGACATCGCCGCCGAGGCTTCGCCGCTGGCCGCCGATGCCATCCGGCTGCAGGTGCCGGTGGCGGTGAACGGCCTGCCGGGTTTCGCGCAGGGCGCGGTGTCGGTGCAGGACCTGTCCGCACAGCAGGTGGCCGACGCACTGGCGCCGACGGCCGGCGCGCACGTGCTGGATGCCTGCGCGGCGCCCGGTGGCAAGTCGGCGCACCTGCTCGAACGCGACCCGACGCTGCGCCTGCTGGCGCTGGACGTGGATGCGCGGCGCCTGCAGCGCATCGGCGAAACCTTCGCCCGCACCGGCGTGGGCTCCCATGCCCGGGTGCAGGCCGCCGACGCCGCCGATACCACTGCGTGGTGGGATGGCGAACCGTTCGACGCGGTGCTGCTGGACGCGCCGTGCTCGGCCACTGGCATCGTCCGCCGCCAGCCGGACGTGCTGCTGCACCGCCGCGCCGCGGACATCGATGCGCTGGTGGCGCTGCAGGCGCGCTTGCTGGATGCACTGTGGCTGGTGCTGCGCCCCGGCGGCGTGCTGTTGTATTCGACCTGCTCGATCCTGCGCCGCGAGAACCAGCAGCAGGTGGCGGCGTTCCTCGCGCGGACGCCGGATGCATGCATCGACGCCCTGCCGGAAGCCTTCGGCCACGACGATGCGGGAAGCCGGCAGCGGCTCCCCGGCGAGCAGGATGGCGACGGGTTTTTCCAGGCGAGACTGTTGAAGCTGCCGTAA
- the fmt gene encoding 10-formyltetrahydrofolate:L-methionyl-tRNA(fMet) N-formyltransferase (Evidence 2a : Function of homologous gene experimentally demonstrated in an other organism; PubMedId : 1624424, 6379605, 8432722, 8887566, 9086272, 9843487; Product type e : enzyme): MKIVFAGTPEFAVASLGAAARQHEVVAVYTQPDRPAGRGRGLMPSPVKLDAIARGIPVFQPETLKTPEAQQQLRDLQPDLMVVVAYGLILPKAVLAIPTHGCWNVHASLLPRWRGAAPIQRAIEAGDAETGVCLMQMEAGLDTGPVLLSQRTPIADTDTGGLLHDRLAVLGAQVLSDGLGLLRAGLKPVAHPQPVEGVTYAHKLDKAEAKLDWAQDAAALARKVRAFNPWPVAEAMLAGERVRIHGAVALDDNRDKAPGTVLGASRDGIDIACGQGVLRLRVVQREGGKAITAADYLNARRDLQAGS, translated from the coding sequence ATGAAAATCGTCTTCGCCGGTACGCCGGAATTCGCCGTTGCCTCGCTGGGGGCGGCCGCCCGCCAGCACGAAGTGGTGGCCGTCTACACCCAGCCCGACCGCCCGGCCGGCCGTGGCCGCGGGCTGATGCCGTCGCCGGTCAAGCTCGACGCCATCGCCCGCGGCATCCCGGTATTCCAGCCGGAAACGCTGAAGACGCCGGAGGCGCAGCAGCAGCTGCGCGATTTGCAGCCGGACCTGATGGTGGTGGTCGCCTATGGCCTGATCCTGCCCAAGGCGGTGCTGGCGATCCCGACCCACGGCTGCTGGAACGTGCATGCCTCGCTGCTGCCACGCTGGCGCGGCGCGGCGCCGATCCAGCGCGCGATCGAAGCCGGCGATGCCGAAACCGGGGTCTGTCTGATGCAGATGGAGGCCGGCCTCGATACCGGCCCGGTGCTGCTGAGCCAGCGCACGCCGATTGCCGATACCGACACCGGCGGCCTGCTGCATGACCGCCTTGCGGTGCTGGGCGCTCAGGTATTGTCCGATGGCCTCGGCCTGCTGCGCGCCGGGCTGAAGCCGGTGGCGCATCCGCAGCCGGTCGAAGGCGTCACCTACGCGCACAAGCTGGACAAGGCCGAGGCCAAGCTGGACTGGGCGCAGGACGCCGCTGCACTGGCGCGCAAGGTGCGCGCCTTCAACCCGTGGCCGGTGGCCGAGGCCATGCTGGCCGGCGAGCGCGTGCGCATCCACGGTGCGGTGGCCCTGGACGACAACCGTGACAAGGCACCGGGCACGGTGCTCGGCGCATCGCGCGACGGCATCGACATCGCCTGCGGGCAGGGTGTGTTGCGCCTGCGCGTGGTGCAGCGCGAGGGCGGCAAGGCGATCACCGCCGCCGATTACCTCAACGCGCGCCGTGACTTGCAGGCCGGGAGCTGA
- the def gene encoding peptide deformylase (Evidence 2a : Function of homologous gene experimentally demonstrated in an other organism; PubMedId : 10200158, 1624424, 7896716, 8112305, 8432722, 8845003, 9374869, 9565550, 9610360, 9665852, 9846875; Product type e : enzyme), protein MALLPILEFPDPRLRTKAALVDAAEVTTPAFQQLLDDMFQTMYDAPGIGLAASQVDVHKRFMVIDISEEHDAPQVFINPHIVNASEGGRVYQEGCLSVPGIFADVTRADSIVVRFLDRAGKEQELATDGLLATCIQHEMDHLDGKLFIDYLSPLKREMVRKKLAKQRKHVA, encoded by the coding sequence ATGGCCCTTCTGCCCATTCTCGAATTCCCCGACCCGCGCCTGCGCACCAAGGCTGCGCTGGTCGATGCCGCCGAGGTGACCACCCCGGCCTTCCAGCAACTGCTCGACGACATGTTCCAGACCATGTACGACGCGCCGGGCATCGGCCTGGCTGCCAGCCAGGTGGACGTGCACAAGCGCTTCATGGTCATCGACATCAGCGAGGAACACGATGCGCCGCAGGTGTTCATCAACCCGCATATCGTCAACGCCAGCGAAGGCGGTCGTGTTTATCAGGAAGGCTGCCTGTCGGTGCCTGGCATCTTCGCCGACGTGACCCGCGCCGATTCCATCGTCGTGCGTTTCCTCGACCGCGCGGGCAAGGAGCAGGAGCTGGCGACCGATGGCCTGCTGGCCACCTGCATCCAGCACGAGATGGACCACCTGGACGGCAAGCTGTTCATCGACTACCTGTCCCCGCTCAAGCGCGAGATGGTGCGCAAGAAACTGGCCAAGCAGCGCAAGCACGTGGCTTGA